A genomic window from Nocardioides jiangxiensis includes:
- a CDS encoding MDR family MFS transporter gives MTDVQQETAPGEYSHQQILSILTGLMAGMLLAALDQTIVGTAIRTIADDLSGLSIQAWVTTAYLITSTIATPIYGKLGDLFGRKSLFSFAITIFVIGSVLCTFSTSMYQLAAFRAVQGIGAGGLFTLALAILGDIVAPRERAKYTGYMMALFATSSVVGPIIGGLFAQADTIVGIAGWRWIFLINAPIGAIALVVVSRTLHLHHVRRQARIDWWGAVLLVAALVPLLTVAEQGRTWGWDSGRSLSCFAVGAVGVLGFVYTEHRMGRDALIPLGIFRIRAAAVTIVGSVVVGVAMFGGMTVLPQYMQIVHGASPMTSGLMMLPLVLGMMSASMASGIVVSRTGRVREFPIIGVAVMSVGLFLLATISADTALWVVMLFMLVTGLGLGNCMQPLMLIVQNAVPPQAIGVATSSATFFRQIGGTIGVAVFLSVLFSTVGDNISSAFKAAARTPEFQGALADPKVLANPDNAAVAHAMTGGSSGVLQGVQDDSSIINRLADVFAHPFKVGFAQSMDVVFLAAGCVGVLGFLVLLLMPKVTLRSQSASAAARAAMAE, from the coding sequence GTGACTGACGTGCAGCAGGAGACCGCTCCCGGCGAGTACTCCCACCAGCAGATCCTGTCGATCCTCACCGGACTGATGGCGGGCATGCTGCTCGCGGCGCTCGACCAGACGATCGTCGGCACGGCCATCCGCACCATCGCGGACGACCTGTCCGGGCTGAGCATCCAGGCATGGGTCACCACGGCGTACCTGATCACCTCGACGATCGCGACGCCGATCTACGGCAAGCTGGGTGACCTGTTCGGCCGCAAGTCGCTCTTCTCGTTCGCGATCACGATCTTCGTCATCGGGTCGGTGCTCTGCACCTTCTCGACCTCGATGTACCAGCTCGCGGCGTTCCGCGCGGTGCAGGGCATCGGTGCAGGTGGCCTCTTCACCCTCGCGCTGGCGATCCTCGGTGACATCGTGGCGCCGCGCGAGCGCGCGAAGTACACCGGCTACATGATGGCCCTGTTCGCGACCTCGAGCGTGGTCGGCCCGATCATCGGCGGACTGTTCGCGCAGGCCGACACGATCGTGGGCATCGCCGGCTGGCGCTGGATCTTCCTCATCAACGCGCCCATCGGCGCGATCGCGCTGGTCGTCGTCAGCCGCACCCTCCACCTCCACCACGTACGCCGGCAGGCGCGCATCGACTGGTGGGGCGCCGTCCTCCTCGTCGCGGCGCTCGTGCCGCTGCTGACCGTCGCCGAGCAGGGCCGGACCTGGGGCTGGGACTCCGGCCGCAGCCTCTCCTGCTTCGCCGTCGGCGCGGTCGGCGTCCTCGGCTTCGTCTACACCGAGCACCGCATGGGCCGCGACGCCCTGATCCCGCTCGGCATCTTCAGGATCCGCGCCGCGGCCGTCACCATCGTCGGCAGCGTCGTCGTCGGTGTGGCCATGTTCGGTGGCATGACGGTGCTCCCGCAGTACATGCAGATCGTCCACGGGGCCTCCCCCATGACCTCGGGCCTGATGATGCTGCCGCTGGTCCTCGGCATGATGAGCGCCTCGATGGCCTCCGGCATCGTCGTCAGCCGCACCGGCCGGGTCCGGGAGTTCCCGATCATCGGCGTCGCCGTGATGAGCGTGGGCCTCTTCCTGCTCGCGACGATCAGCGCGGACACCGCGCTCTGGGTCGTGATGCTCTTCATGCTGGTCACCGGCCTCGGCCTGGGCAACTGCATGCAGCCCCTGATGCTCATCGTGCAGAACGCCGTGCCCCCGCAGGCGATCGGCGTCGCCACGAGCTCTGCCACGTTCTTCCGGCAGATCGGCGGCACGATCGGCGTCGCCGTCTTCCTCTCGGTGCTCTTCAGCACCGTCGGCGACAACATCTCCTCCGCCTTCAAGGCTGCGGCGCGGACGCCGGAGTTCCAGGGTGCACTCGCCGACCCGAAGGTCCTGGCGAACCCCGACAACGCCGCCGTCGCCCACGCGATGACCGGAGGCAGCTCCGGCGTGCTGCAGGGCGTCCAGGACGACTCCTCGATCATCAACCGGCTCGCCGACGTCTTCGCCCACCCGTTCAAGGTCGGCTTCGCGCAGTCGATGGACGTCGTCTTCCTCGCGGCCGGCTGCGTCGGCGTCCTCGGCTTCCTGGTGCTGCTGCTGATGCCGAAGGTGACGCTGCGCAGCCAGTCGGCCAGCGCCGCTGCGCGCGCTGCGATGGCCGAGTGA
- a CDS encoding Dabb family protein has protein sequence MTYRHVVLFRLHEGASADEAVAVLEAARPRLGASRWTITTSLDDRKGTVVVEDSTFDDEASFQAWRVSEQHVRAVAHMRDHADWLVGDWVE, from the coding sequence GTGACCTACCGCCACGTCGTCCTGTTCCGGCTCCACGAGGGCGCCTCCGCCGACGAGGCGGTCGCCGTCCTCGAAGCCGCCCGCCCACGGCTCGGCGCGAGCCGCTGGACGATCACGACGAGCCTCGACGACCGCAAGGGCACCGTGGTGGTCGAGGACTCGACGTTCGACGACGAGGCGTCCTTCCAGGCATGGCGGGTCTCCGAGCAGCACGTGCGCGCGGTGGCGCACATGCGCGACCACGCCGACTGGCTGGTCGGTGACTGGGTCGAGTGA
- a CDS encoding pyrimidine/purine nucleoside phosphorylase: MTQFDNVSVTKQANVYFDGKCVSHSIVLEDGTKKSVGVILPSTLLFTTGAPEVMELLAGACRVRLAGSEEWTEYTGGQSFQVPGDSSFDIETTETLHYVCHFG, encoded by the coding sequence GTGACCCAGTTCGACAACGTCTCCGTGACCAAGCAGGCCAACGTCTACTTCGACGGCAAGTGCGTCTCGCACAGCATCGTGCTGGAGGACGGCACGAAGAAGTCGGTCGGCGTGATCCTGCCCTCGACCCTGCTCTTCACCACGGGCGCTCCGGAGGTCATGGAGCTCCTCGCGGGCGCCTGCCGGGTCCGCCTCGCCGGATCCGAGGAGTGGACCGAGTACACCGGCGGCCAGTCCTTCCAGGTGCCGGGCGACTCGTCGTTCGACATCGAGACCACCGAGACCCTGCACTACGTCTGCCACTTCGGCTGA
- a CDS encoding WXG100 family type VII secretion target, with protein sequence MSMMGMDVEVIRGVAQQLTAQADEIQTVITAVDAQIADADTNWDGDDATAFIDQWNNAQKPGLTQAEDALRQLATKATTQADEQEQTSAS encoded by the coding sequence ATGAGCATGATGGGAATGGACGTCGAGGTCATCCGTGGCGTCGCGCAGCAGCTGACCGCCCAGGCGGACGAGATCCAGACCGTGATCACCGCCGTCGACGCGCAGATCGCCGACGCGGACACCAACTGGGACGGTGACGACGCCACCGCATTCATCGACCAGTGGAACAACGCCCAGAAGCCGGGTCTGACGCAGGCCGAGGACGCGCTCCGCCAGCTCGCCACCAAGGCGACCACGCAGGCGGACGAGCAGGAGCAGACCTCCGCCAGCTGA
- a CDS encoding FtsK/SpoIIIE domain-containing protein: MKLKFTLRRPGGSATDLVAHLDATATIGDLANHLAASDPQGGRVSDRAVTLALADHGRLLDPTLHVGEAGLASGVTLTLAPASDRYSAATVQNAAAKLKVVAGPDAGREFPLAVGSVMIGREADCDIVLSDPLVSRRHVRVNVSDVIEVIDQGSANGLHIDGDPSVRAILGPTDRVRVGDTEFTVTQLVTPAQTAGQVDFIRSPVVLKVHEGHTFDVVEAPEKPSPRKLSPIIYVAPLLMGPLLYLVTHRVSALIFIVMSPLMATLSVIESRISAKREWRNLQAQFASELAALAAHIDGVQAEEVASRLAEHPSVVDCTEAVRELGPLVWSRRPDQPRFAELRLGVGALATRSSFATARVGRAPYELVQQYEDLVEEHRLVGGVPVVGVLGETAIGVAGPRQRLLEVVRALMVQAVTLHAPSELVVTGFLAAENAADWSWMTWLPHTMPASSPLSCDHLASTPVGTGTLLAELESLLESRTGARTDEEKRPAVVVLVEPGTTADHARLVHLAERGPELGVHVIWLATSARTLPAACRVFLELIPSDGTSHVGFVVEGDTVSPVTAEGLDAASAMTVARTLAPVVDAGARSEDASDLPRSVTQFALLGHELKDHPEVIVERWLENNSLLSGPKAPAERPKRAGNLRAVFGQTAAGPHALDLRADGPHALVGGTTGAGKSELLQSWITSLAAAHSPERVTFLLVDYKGGAAFADCTELPHTIGLVTDLSPAMVRRALTSLSAELHFREELFAEHGVKDLQEMEKHGIVGAPPSLVIVVDEFAALVKEVPEFVDGVVNVAQRGRSLGLHLILATQRPAGVIKDNLRANTNLRVALRMADEMDSTDVLGTDAAAHFDPAIPGRAMSKSGPRRLTSFQTAYAGGWTSSEPEPPEIVVEELGLGSRRRWEVEKPPAAHKDRAETDIKKLVQNIIAANELAELRPPRKAWLPELRPVYDIATLPTRRRDDELTFAIADDPERQSQPAVAFRPDREGNLAVYGTGGSGKSTLLRSLALAAGFSHRGGPCHVYGIDVGSRGLAMLEDLPHVGSIIPGSDHERIVRLLTWLRQVVDERAGRYAAVNAATITDYRRLAGAPDETRILLLVDGIAAFRSAYETADRLKYVDLLTAIASEGRPVGVHVVMAAEIRTGLTTAMSSAVQRRVVLRMATPDDYAMLGVANDVLDETTPAGRGIDGDRQVQVAVLGEKADALSQAEQVRALASAMRDAGVATAPPIVSLQSEVALADLPVPAHGLVTVGLAGDTLAPADIDPTGAFLLIGPPGSGRSTALATLVASMRRTHPEAELHWFGPRRSALAGQPFWASSSTTVEETVKNANELTAQLQARAAGAPPVMVVVEAAGDFVNTPADAAFQQLVKACVAEEQWFVAEGEVSTVKTGMGYLGLVKSARRGLALQPDQESGAGMFNTAFPRINRNDFPVGRGLLVGSGRSSMVQVARSS; encoded by the coding sequence GTGAAGCTCAAGTTCACCCTGCGACGCCCCGGAGGGTCGGCGACCGACCTCGTCGCGCACCTCGACGCGACGGCCACCATCGGCGACCTCGCCAACCACCTCGCGGCCTCCGACCCGCAGGGCGGGCGGGTCTCCGACCGCGCGGTGACGCTCGCGCTCGCCGACCACGGCCGGCTGCTCGACCCCACCCTCCACGTGGGCGAGGCCGGGCTGGCCTCGGGCGTCACCCTCACGCTGGCTCCGGCCAGCGACCGCTACTCCGCGGCCACGGTGCAGAACGCCGCCGCGAAGCTGAAGGTCGTCGCCGGTCCCGACGCCGGCCGGGAGTTCCCGCTGGCGGTCGGCTCGGTGATGATCGGGCGCGAGGCCGACTGCGACATCGTGCTGTCCGACCCGCTGGTCTCCCGGCGCCACGTCCGCGTCAACGTCTCCGACGTCATCGAGGTGATCGACCAGGGCTCCGCCAACGGACTCCACATCGACGGCGACCCGTCGGTCCGCGCAATCCTCGGCCCGACCGACCGGGTGCGGGTCGGTGACACGGAGTTCACCGTCACGCAGCTGGTCACGCCGGCGCAGACCGCCGGCCAGGTCGACTTCATCCGGTCGCCCGTCGTGCTGAAGGTGCACGAGGGCCACACCTTCGACGTCGTCGAGGCGCCCGAGAAGCCCTCGCCGCGCAAGCTGTCGCCGATCATCTACGTCGCACCGCTGCTGATGGGCCCCCTGCTCTACCTGGTCACCCACCGGGTCAGTGCGCTGATCTTCATCGTGATGTCGCCGCTCATGGCGACGCTGTCGGTCATCGAGTCGAGGATCTCGGCCAAGCGGGAGTGGCGGAACCTCCAGGCGCAGTTCGCCTCCGAGCTCGCGGCACTGGCCGCGCACATCGACGGGGTGCAGGCCGAGGAGGTCGCCTCCCGGCTGGCCGAGCACCCCTCGGTCGTCGACTGCACCGAGGCGGTCCGCGAGCTCGGCCCGCTGGTCTGGTCGCGCCGCCCCGACCAGCCCCGGTTCGCCGAGCTGCGGCTCGGTGTCGGGGCGCTCGCGACCCGCTCGTCGTTCGCCACCGCGCGCGTCGGCCGGGCGCCGTACGAGCTCGTGCAGCAGTACGAGGATCTCGTCGAGGAGCACCGGCTGGTCGGCGGCGTTCCCGTCGTGGGTGTGCTCGGCGAGACCGCGATCGGCGTCGCCGGGCCGCGCCAGCGACTGCTCGAGGTGGTCCGCGCGCTCATGGTGCAGGCAGTCACCCTCCACGCGCCCTCGGAGCTGGTCGTCACCGGCTTCCTCGCTGCGGAGAACGCCGCGGACTGGTCCTGGATGACCTGGCTCCCGCACACGATGCCGGCCAGCAGCCCGCTCAGCTGCGACCACCTGGCCAGCACCCCGGTCGGCACGGGCACCCTGCTCGCCGAGCTCGAGTCGCTGCTGGAGAGCCGCACCGGTGCCCGGACCGACGAGGAGAAGCGCCCCGCGGTCGTGGTGCTCGTCGAGCCCGGCACGACGGCCGACCACGCGCGCCTGGTCCACCTGGCCGAGCGCGGCCCGGAGCTCGGCGTCCACGTGATCTGGCTGGCCACCTCGGCGCGCACGCTGCCCGCGGCGTGCCGGGTCTTCCTCGAGCTCATCCCGTCCGACGGCACCTCGCACGTGGGCTTCGTCGTCGAGGGCGACACGGTCAGCCCGGTGACCGCCGAGGGCCTCGACGCCGCGTCGGCGATGACCGTGGCGCGCACGCTCGCGCCGGTGGTCGACGCGGGCGCACGTTCGGAGGACGCCAGCGACCTGCCGCGATCGGTCACGCAGTTCGCCCTGCTGGGCCACGAGCTCAAGGACCACCCCGAGGTCATCGTCGAGCGCTGGCTGGAGAACAACTCGCTCCTCTCCGGCCCCAAGGCCCCCGCCGAGCGCCCGAAGCGTGCCGGCAACCTCCGCGCGGTCTTCGGCCAGACGGCCGCAGGGCCGCACGCGCTCGACCTGCGTGCCGACGGCCCACACGCGCTGGTCGGCGGCACGACGGGTGCCGGCAAGTCCGAGCTGCTGCAGTCGTGGATCACCTCGCTGGCAGCGGCCCACAGCCCGGAGCGCGTCACGTTCCTGCTGGTCGACTACAAGGGCGGCGCGGCGTTCGCCGACTGCACCGAGCTGCCGCACACGATCGGCCTGGTCACCGACCTCTCGCCGGCGATGGTGCGGCGCGCGCTGACGTCGCTCAGCGCCGAGCTGCACTTCCGCGAGGAGCTCTTCGCCGAGCACGGCGTCAAGGACCTCCAGGAGATGGAGAAGCACGGCATCGTCGGCGCACCGCCCTCGCTGGTGATCGTGGTCGACGAGTTCGCGGCGCTGGTCAAGGAGGTGCCGGAGTTCGTCGACGGCGTCGTCAACGTCGCCCAGCGCGGCCGGTCGCTCGGCCTGCACCTGATCCTCGCCACCCAGCGACCGGCCGGTGTCATCAAGGACAACCTCCGCGCCAACACCAACCTCCGCGTCGCGCTGCGCATGGCCGACGAGATGGACTCCACCGACGTCCTCGGCACCGACGCCGCCGCGCACTTCGACCCGGCGATCCCGGGCCGCGCGATGTCGAAGTCCGGGCCGCGCCGCCTCACCTCCTTCCAGACCGCGTACGCCGGCGGCTGGACGTCGTCGGAGCCGGAGCCGCCCGAGATCGTGGTCGAGGAGCTCGGCCTCGGCTCGCGCCGTCGCTGGGAGGTGGAGAAGCCGCCCGCGGCCCACAAGGACCGCGCCGAGACCGACATCAAGAAGCTGGTCCAGAACATCATCGCGGCCAACGAGCTCGCCGAGCTCCGCCCTCCGCGGAAGGCCTGGCTTCCGGAGCTGCGTCCCGTCTACGACATCGCGACGCTGCCCACGCGCCGCCGCGACGACGAGCTGACCTTCGCGATCGCCGACGACCCCGAGCGGCAGTCGCAGCCGGCCGTCGCCTTCCGGCCCGACCGCGAGGGCAACCTGGCCGTCTACGGCACGGGTGGCTCCGGCAAGAGCACGCTGCTGCGGTCGCTCGCCCTGGCGGCGGGCTTCTCGCACCGCGGCGGACCGTGCCACGTCTACGGCATCGACGTCGGCTCGCGGGGCCTGGCGATGCTCGAGGACCTGCCCCACGTGGGCAGCATCATCCCGGGCTCCGACCACGAGCGGATCGTCCGCCTGCTCACCTGGCTGCGCCAGGTCGTCGACGAGCGCGCGGGCCGCTACGCAGCCGTCAACGCGGCGACGATCACCGACTACCGCCGTCTCGCCGGTGCACCCGACGAGACCCGGATCCTGCTGCTGGTCGACGGCATCGCGGCGTTCCGGTCCGCCTACGAGACCGCCGACCGCCTCAAGTACGTCGACCTGCTGACCGCGATCGCCAGCGAGGGCCGCCCGGTCGGCGTCCACGTGGTGATGGCGGCCGAGATCCGCACCGGCCTCACGACGGCGATGTCGTCGGCGGTGCAGCGTCGCGTCGTGCTCCGCATGGCGACGCCCGACGACTACGCGATGCTCGGGGTCGCCAACGACGTCCTCGACGAGACCACGCCTGCCGGCCGGGGGATCGACGGCGACCGCCAGGTCCAGGTCGCGGTGCTCGGGGAGAAGGCCGACGCGCTCAGCCAGGCCGAGCAGGTCCGGGCGCTGGCCAGTGCCATGCGCGACGCCGGCGTGGCGACAGCGCCTCCGATCGTGAGCCTGCAGTCCGAGGTCGCGCTCGCCGACCTGCCGGTGCCGGCGCACGGCCTGGTCACGGTCGGCCTCGCGGGCGACACCCTCGCGCCGGCCGACATCGATCCGACCGGGGCCTTCCTGCTCATCGGCCCGCCGGGCAGCGGCCGCTCGACGGCCCTCGCGACGCTGGTCGCGTCCATGCGGCGCACGCATCCGGAGGCAGAGCTGCACTGGTTCGGCCCGCGTCGCTCCGCGCTCGCCGGCCAGCCGTTCTGGGCGTCGTCGTCGACTACCGTCGAGGAGACCGTCAAGAACGCCAACGAGCTGACCGCGCAGCTCCAGGCCCGCGCGGCGGGTGCCCCGCCGGTGATGGTCGTCGTGGAGGCGGCCGGTGACTTCGTCAACACCCCGGCCGACGCGGCGTTCCAGCAGCTGGTGAAGGCGTGCGTCGCGGAGGAGCAGTGGTTCGTGGCCGAGGGCGAGGTGAGCACGGTGAAGACCGGCATGGGCTACCTCGGCCTGGTCAAGAGCGCGCGGCGCGGTCTGGCGCTCCAGCCGGACCAGGAGAGCGGTGCCGGCATGTTCAACACCGCGTTCCCGCGGATCAACCGCAACGACTTCCCGGTCGGACGAGGACTGCTCGTCGGGTCGGGTCGCTCGTCGATGGTGCAGGTCGCCCGCTCCTCGTGA
- a CDS encoding transglutaminase-like domain-containing protein, which produces MARKASLVPTGRALVDLLFVLGLGTIAMYGFKDTFHGWSFLLAGVLGLLLGALLAHLAVELAQPVVVLALFVVVAFFLLGGAVAGPDSAASALPLPGTLVDLADKSVHGWKELLTTLPPVDGGPLLALPYLLGLVAGAGTLTLARRLRSAWVPPVGALALVAAVILLGVKDASHLAVTGLLVAVLGVAWVVIRARWRSATVTIGSRNRSRVLLGAGLCGLAALGAVAVGPHLPGTSEERTVLRTWVEPPFDVGQYPSPLASFRKYTKGYDGPPQYKLNDKPLLDVKGLPEGTRIRFAGMDSYNGIVFGAANDSGLEPGNADTFQKVGSVIANPATGRKVTARVKVLDGYRGVWLPEAGALTGIRLGTGLADQTDSFRYNLATNTGVVPGGIAPGDTYTFQAVLPDDGLDKGLTTWSGSLPGVEAASRFQSLAAQMAGQSATSPLERVLAIADEMKTTGKYTDGGAGAEQFRPGHSLSRLTEFTAADRQMAGDDEQYAAMMAILANQAGVPARVVMGAKVPPGGIIKGSDVHAWVELRAADGTWRTLPQDRFMSDTPPQQEAPQLQKLVAGKVIPPPAPVRPPSSAGDPVEDSLDRLDQHHGSSFQVPGFVWWILKWVVLPLLVAAALVGLVLFLKRRRTRLRRTTGTAAARVAAAWRDLLDHARDHGHAVSGRATRREQAAAIPVEGFGDVARSADAGVFGRTEPTDEQAEHLWRQVDEQRARMDAPLSRLARWKVALNLASFRRMEGSS; this is translated from the coding sequence ATGGCGCGCAAGGCATCGCTCGTCCCGACCGGTCGCGCGCTCGTCGACCTGCTCTTCGTGCTCGGCCTCGGCACCATCGCGATGTACGGGTTCAAGGACACCTTCCACGGCTGGTCCTTCCTGCTCGCCGGCGTGCTCGGCCTGCTGCTCGGTGCCCTGCTGGCCCACCTGGCGGTCGAGCTCGCCCAGCCGGTGGTGGTGCTGGCGCTCTTCGTGGTCGTCGCGTTCTTCCTGCTCGGCGGTGCGGTCGCCGGGCCCGACAGCGCTGCCTCGGCGCTGCCGCTGCCGGGCACCCTCGTCGACCTCGCTGACAAGTCCGTGCACGGCTGGAAGGAGCTGCTCACCACGCTTCCGCCGGTCGACGGCGGACCGCTCCTCGCCCTGCCCTACCTCCTCGGCCTCGTCGCGGGCGCCGGCACGCTGACCCTCGCGCGCCGGCTGCGTTCGGCATGGGTGCCGCCGGTGGGGGCGCTCGCCCTCGTCGCCGCCGTGATCCTGCTCGGCGTCAAGGACGCCAGCCACCTGGCCGTCACGGGGCTCCTGGTCGCCGTCCTCGGCGTCGCCTGGGTGGTCATCCGGGCCCGGTGGCGCTCGGCCACGGTCACCATCGGCAGCCGCAACCGCAGCCGCGTCCTCCTCGGCGCCGGCCTGTGCGGGCTCGCGGCGCTCGGCGCCGTCGCGGTCGGCCCGCACCTCCCGGGCACGTCGGAGGAGCGCACGGTCCTGCGGACCTGGGTCGAGCCGCCGTTCGACGTCGGGCAGTACCCGTCGCCGCTGGCGTCGTTCCGGAAGTACACGAAGGGCTACGACGGCCCCCCGCAGTACAAGCTCAACGACAAGCCGCTGCTCGACGTGAAGGGCCTGCCGGAGGGCACCCGGATCCGGTTCGCCGGCATGGACAGCTACAACGGCATCGTCTTCGGCGCGGCCAACGACTCCGGCCTGGAGCCGGGCAACGCCGACACCTTCCAGAAGGTCGGCTCGGTGATCGCCAACCCGGCCACCGGCCGCAAGGTCACCGCCCGGGTCAAGGTGCTCGACGGCTACCGCGGCGTCTGGCTCCCGGAGGCGGGCGCCCTGACCGGCATCAGGCTCGGCACGGGCCTGGCCGACCAGACCGACTCCTTCCGCTACAACCTGGCCACCAACACCGGTGTGGTGCCGGGCGGCATCGCGCCGGGCGACACCTACACGTTCCAGGCGGTCCTGCCCGACGACGGGCTCGACAAGGGGCTGACCACGTGGTCCGGCTCGCTGCCCGGCGTCGAGGCCGCCAGCCGCTTCCAGAGCCTCGCGGCGCAGATGGCGGGCCAGTCCGCCACCTCGCCCCTCGAGCGGGTGCTCGCGATCGCCGACGAGATGAAGACGACCGGCAAGTACACCGACGGGGGAGCGGGCGCGGAGCAGTTCCGCCCCGGCCACTCGCTGTCGCGCCTCACCGAGTTCACCGCCGCCGACCGGCAGATGGCCGGCGACGATGAGCAGTACGCCGCGATGATGGCGATCCTGGCCAACCAGGCCGGTGTGCCCGCACGCGTCGTGATGGGCGCGAAGGTCCCTCCCGGCGGCATCATCAAGGGAAGCGACGTCCACGCCTGGGTCGAGCTCCGGGCGGCCGACGGCACCTGGCGCACGCTGCCCCAGGACCGGTTCATGAGCGACACGCCGCCGCAGCAGGAGGCGCCACAGCTGCAGAAGCTGGTCGCCGGCAAGGTGATCCCGCCGCCGGCCCCGGTGCGCCCGCCGTCCAGCGCGGGGGACCCGGTCGAGGACAGCCTCGACCGCCTCGACCAGCACCACGGCTCGTCGTTCCAGGTGCCCGGGTTCGTGTGGTGGATCCTCAAGTGGGTCGTGCTGCCGCTGCTGGTGGCCGCCGCCCTCGTCGGCCTGGTGCTCTTCCTCAAGCGCCGCCGCACCCGCCTGCGGCGTACGACGGGCACGGCCGCCGCGCGCGTGGCCGCCGCCTGGCGCGACCTGCTCGACCACGCCCGCGACCACGGCCACGCCGTGAGCGGCCGCGCGACCCGGCGGGAGCAGGCAGCCGCCATCCCGGTCGAGGGCTTCGGCGACGTCGCCCGCAGCGCCGACGCCGGCGTCTTCGGGCGCACCGAGCCGACCGACGAGCAGGCCGAGCACCTGTGGAGGCAGGTCGACGAGCAGCGCGCCCGGATGGACGCTCCGCTCTCGCGCCTGGCCCGCTGGAAGGTCGCGCTCAACCTGGCCAGCTTCCGCCGCATGGAGGGATCCTCGTGA
- a CDS encoding DUF58 domain-containing protein, whose amino-acid sequence MARVKRRRAEAPSGERRAAGAARGMTDALRTAAGRVVPLLGTARERATEVAAPVARRVGPAWATFTPAARALLVIGAIAWLAAAWGGWREMAVVAAGILTLLVLAALFMIGHTHLEVRLTTEPPRVTVGNPVTGEVEVRNKAKSPLLPVRLDLPVGQGGVAFDLPALRPGSTHAELFVVPTERRGVIEVGPVTTGRGDPVGLFRREVTWSDVHEIFVHPVITPLEPLGAGLIRDLEGNVSENVSQSDLAFHALREYLPGDDLRHIHWRSSARHGQLLVRQFLDTRRSHINVIVDSDPASYRDPEDYELAISAAASLLVRAIMDGFDATFLSGQHAMTRGTGRSALDACSRAELSGDRIMDVAGRGARLAPDTSLVCLVTGPHAPFTTLQRAAAHFPIEVGKIAMIIDPQATASLKAVADLPLLTLGALSELPGLLKWGL is encoded by the coding sequence ATGGCCCGAGTGAAGCGAAGGCGCGCGGAGGCGCCGTCCGGTGAACGCCGGGCGGCCGGTGCCGCGCGCGGCATGACGGACGCGCTGCGCACGGCGGCGGGCAGGGTGGTGCCCCTCCTCGGCACGGCGCGGGAGCGTGCGACCGAGGTCGCCGCACCGGTGGCCCGCAGGGTCGGGCCGGCGTGGGCGACGTTCACCCCGGCCGCGCGGGCGCTGCTGGTCATCGGCGCGATCGCCTGGCTCGCTGCCGCGTGGGGTGGCTGGCGCGAGATGGCGGTCGTTGCCGCCGGCATCCTGACGCTGCTGGTCCTCGCCGCCCTCTTCATGATCGGCCACACCCACCTCGAGGTCCGGCTGACCACCGAGCCGCCGCGGGTGACCGTGGGCAACCCGGTCACGGGCGAGGTCGAGGTCCGCAACAAGGCGAAGTCGCCGCTGCTACCGGTCCGGCTGGACCTGCCGGTGGGCCAGGGCGGTGTCGCCTTCGATCTGCCCGCACTGCGTCCCGGCAGCACGCACGCCGAGCTCTTCGTCGTGCCGACCGAGCGTCGTGGCGTCATCGAGGTGGGCCCCGTGACGACCGGCCGCGGCGACCCGGTCGGCCTGTTCCGCCGCGAGGTGACCTGGTCCGACGTGCACGAGATCTTCGTGCACCCGGTGATCACACCGCTCGAGCCGCTGGGGGCGGGACTGATCCGGGACCTCGAGGGCAACGTCTCCGAGAACGTCTCGCAGTCCGACCTCGCCTTCCACGCCCTGCGCGAGTACCTCCCCGGTGACGACCTCCGCCACATCCACTGGCGCTCGTCGGCCCGCCACGGCCAGTTGCTCGTGCGGCAGTTCCTCGACACCCGGCGCTCCCACATCAACGTGATCGTCGACAGCGACCCTGCGTCGTACCGGGACCCGGAGGACTACGAGCTCGCGATCAGCGCCGCCGCCTCCCTGCTGGTGCGCGCCATCATGGACGGCTTCGACGCGACGTTCCTGAGCGGACAGCACGCGATGACGCGGGGCACGGGCCGCTCGGCCCTCGACGCCTGCTCGCGCGCCGAGCTGTCCGGCGACCGGATCATGGACGTCGCCGGCCGCGGTGCGCGCCTGGCCCCGGACACCAGCCTGGTCTGCCTCGTGACCGGCCCCCACGCGCCGTTCACCACGCTGCAGCGGGCGGCCGCCCACTTCCCGATCGAGGTCGGCAAGATCGCGATGATCATCGACCCGCAGGCCACCGCGTCGCTGAAGGCGGTCGCGGACCTGCCGCTGCTCACGCTCGGCGCCCTGTCCGAGCTCCCCGGCCTGCTGAAGTGGGGTCTCTGA